Within Aspergillus oryzae RIB40 DNA, chromosome 2, the genomic segment GAGAACGCCGAATAGGGGTATTTGGTTACTCTGGACTGGCAGTCTGGGATATAATGGCAACATCGAATATCTTGGCGATATTCTCAAAGAATCCTATAGGCAGGAATAGACCGTTACTGAGCACGCCACTTGGGCAATCATCATTCCGTGGTTGGTTCACTTTATAATTTGACAAGGATTCCAAAGTAGTGTGGCCGAAAGAGGACTAGACCCCGCCGACTGCATCTGTACGGCTTTCGGAGTCTAGTCCTAATAGGGTAATGTATGTACTAGGATGCGATTCCCCTCATCTCCAATCTCACGCCATCACCACAAAATTTTCCAGGACTCATAACCAATTGGTCCTAAGTGTGGGTCGAGACGTTCAATATTCTCCCCTGTTCTGTCAGGGGAACAGACCACCTACCTTTGGCCCGCGCTAGAAGGGGAGGGATGTTATCTCTAGTTCGATCATTCCTGCAGCGTTACGATCCACCCGCGGCCCAGAAGACCGATCCCATCTCCCTATAATAAAGTCCTGGTGAGCCCCTTCCTGGCTTGCCAGACGTCGGGAAGAGTGCCTCTACCACAATGGACGCCAAGATGGCTACTgagatcttcaacaccaccagCGCGCAGCCTGAGTCGCCGCAGTCATGGGCCTACAAGACTTCCCAGTTGCAAGGCGCCCTACCAGATTTTCTGGCAGAATGGTCCGCCTGGCAATACGTCGTGACGTTTCTGGTTGGTTTAGTGCTGTATGATCAAGGTAATTAGCAATGCCGATAACAGGAGCTCGTTCATCCTGCTGACTTGGTCTCCAGTCTTGTACCTCAAGCGAAAGGGTGCCCTCCCTGGTCCTACATTCAAAATTCCGCTCATGGGCCCATTTATCCAAGCGATTCATCCAACTTTCGACGGGTATCTTAGACAGTGGGCGAGTGGTCCTCTCAGCTGTGTATCCATCTTTCACAGGTGTGTTCTCGCGTTCATCGTGATTATGCCAGAACTCGATAAACTTGTGTAAGCAACCGTACTCACGCCTCACGTTGCAGATTTGTCGTCCTCGCTTCCGACCGTGATCTAGCCCATAAGGTTTTCAAGTCACCTGCATACGCCGAGCCATGCCTTGTACCGGTTGCGAGAGACATCATAGGCCACAAAGCATGGGTTTTTCTTCAGGGTAGAGACCACGCTGAGTACCGGAGAGGTTTGGTCCCTCTGTTCACCAGCAGGGCCATAGCCACCTATCTTCCAGTCCAGGAGAGAGTATTGGATGACTACTACAACCAGTTCGTTGCCGCTACCAAGGCGAACCAAGGCAAGCCGATGGCATTCATGACCCTGTTCCGCGAAATCAACTGTGCGCTTTCCTGCCGCACCTTCTTCGGCGATTACATCTCCGATGaccaggtgaagaagattgccgaTGACTTCTACCTTGCCACTGATGCCCTCGACCTGGTCAATATTCCTCTGGCAATGTACGTCCCCTTCACCAAGACCTGGCTAGGGAAGCGGACGGCCGATGCTGTTCATCGGGTGTTCGCCGAATGTGCAGCTAGATGCAAGGCAAATATGGCGAAAGGTGCGACGCCCACGTGCATTGTGGACCATTGGGTACTCCACATGATGGAGTCCAACCGTTATCGCGAGAGAGTCGCCGCCGGGGAGACCAACTTGGAGAAACCCAAGAATATGATTCGCGAGTTCACAAACGAGGAAATCTCAGACACACTGTTCACCTTCCTCTTTGCGTCCCAGGATGCGTCCAGCAGTGCCACAACTTGGCTGTTCCAGATCCTCGCCCAGCGGCCCGATGTACTCGATAAACTGCGAGAAGAGAATCTGGCCGCGCGGGGCGGTGATAGGAACAAACCCTTCGATCTCCCCATGTTAGAATCCCTCACCTACACAAACGCAGTCATCAAGGAGCTCCTCCGTTACAAGCCACCCGTCATCCTCGTTCCCTACCTCGCAACAAAGGACTTCCCCGTAACGCCCGACTACACCGTCCCCAAGGGCTCCATGATCATCCCTTCCTGCTACCCAGCTCTCCACGACCCAGAAGCTTATCCCAACCCCGATGTCTTCGATCCCGAACGTTGGATAAGCGGAGACGCTGAGTCCAAGACCAAGAACTGGCTCGTCTTCGGTGCGGGGCCACATGACTGCCTCGCAAGAAAGTACGTACCACTGTCCTTAGCAGGTATGATTGGAAAAGCATCGTTGGAACTCGATTGGGAGCATCATCCCACGCCGAGGTCAGAGGAGATTAGGGTGTTCGCTACGCTGTTTCCGATGGTAAGTACTGGCTACTCTAAGTTTTTACTATATGCTCTGGTTCGTAATTTGCTGACTGTCATAACAGGATGGATGCAATCTGGTTTTCAAGAGGCGGCCTTAGTATGGCACATCGCAATTTGGACTTCGATACTGCTAAGCCGAGGGCGAGGCACCTGTAAAAATAAAAGTTTGTAATAAAGtataatgataataattCACCCATTAACGACTCAGAGTTCCTGATTTATAAACTGCTTTCAGAATGTACAGTGCCTGGGTATCTGCTACAAGTGATCCTACCAGATAAAAGTAACCTTCAATAAATGTAAAATCTTATCGATCTAGCATTCGTCTCTGGAATAACTCCCATTGTGAGAGTTGTCTAATCCAACGTCTTTAGAGTTATTGTCTGGCTGAGCCAGAGGTTTCCACTTCTTCAATCCATCGCCGCGTTTGGTCTGCCAGCAGTTCGCTGTGCTCTCTATCCTATGGCGTATCCTAGGCTTGACTTGGATCAAAAGTAAATGTGGTACAGGGGTACTGGTCCTATTAAATTGAATGCACGCGTCGTTTACTAACACAAGTATCCCTTTGCTCCTATTTGTTCGAGTGGGAGGGAAGTACTATTCTCGGTTTATTCACTAATGCACCGGACATGCAAGGAACAAGGGACTAGTTAGGGTAACTCTGCCTCGGTCTACCATGAAATATAGATGTACTCCACCTGGTAAGCTTCGCCTAGTAAGGCCTAGCTTTCTCGTATTCAGTTTGACTTCGTGAGTGGAACCTTTAAGGTCCTATCCACAATAATAG encodes:
- a CDS encoding uncharacterized protein (cytochrome P450 CYP4/CYP19/CYP26 subfamilies) — its product is MDAKMATEIFNTTSAQPESPQSWAYKTSQLQGALPDFLAEWSAWQYVVTFLVGLVLYDQVLYLKRKGALPGPTFKIPLMGPFIQAIHPTFDGYLRQWASGPLSCVSIFHRFVVLASDRDLAHKVFKSPAYAEPCLVPVARDIIGHKAWVFLQGRDHAEYRRGLVPLFTSRAIATYLPVQERVLDDYYNQFVAATKANQGKPMAFMTLFREINCALSCRTFFGDYISDDQVKKIADDFYLATDALDLVNIPLAMYVPFTKTWLGKRTADAVHRVFAECAARCKANMAKGATPTCIVDHWVLHMMESNRYRERVAAGETNLEKPKNMIREFTNEEISDTLFTFLFASQDASSSATTWLFQILAQRPDVLDKLREENLAARGGDRNKPFDLPMLESLTYTNAVIKELLRYKPPVILVPYLATKDFPVTPDYTVPKGSMIIPSCYPALHDPEAYPNPDVFDPERWISGDAESKTKNWLVFGAGPHDCLARKYVPLSLAGMIGKASLELDWEHHPTPRSEEIRVFATLFPMDGCNLVFKRRP